AAGCCGGTGCGCACGACGGTTTTCACGAAGGCATTGGCGATACCCTCACGCTTTCCATGACACCGGATTATCTAAAACAGATCGGCCTGGTCGAGACGGTTGAAAAAAATGAAAAAGCCGTGATCAACCAGCAAATGAAACTTGCTTTAGACAAAATCGCATTTTTACCCTTCAGCAAACTGGTAGACCAATGGCGTTGGGATGTATTCGCCGGCAAAACTACGCCCGATACCTACAACACCGACTGGTGGAAGTTACGCACCAAATATCAAGGCATTGTTCCACCGGTAGAACGCACAGAGGCCGATTTTGACCCGGGCGCCAAATATCACATCCCGGGCAACACACCCTACACGCGGTATTTTCTCGCCCACATCTTGCAATTCCAGTTCCACAAATCCTTATGTGAAACGGCAGGGCATGAAGGGCCACTGTATGAATGCTCGATCTTCGGCAATAAAGACGTGGGCAAGCGTTTAGGTGACATGCTCGCGATGGGCGCCAGTGAGCCATGGCCGAATGCTATGCAAGCCATTACTGGCGAACGCGACATGGATGGCTCCGCGATCATCGAATATTTTGCACCGTTAATGGGCTACCTGAAAGAAGAGAACGCTGGCAAGACGTGTGGGTGGTAGTTTGTCTAAGTCTGGGTCCCGCGGTCGCGCCGTGGGATGACAGGCTTTGGGTGGATAGCATGCTGCATTTATAAATATCTCAAAATTGCTAAACAGAATGCCTGTGCCCAAATTGATATAGTATTAGCCAGTCCGACTTTTGAAATAAATAAATCCCGTTCCCAAAAGGTTCGGGATTTTTTGTAGGAAAAATCTGAACCGATTTGTAGTCCAGTATTACAAGTATTTGAAGTAATATTAATTACATTAAATACTAATAATTGTCATCCCGCGGCTTGACCGCGGGACCCAGAAAAATTCTACATCAAGGAATGATAATGAAAATTTATTATGTTTATCTATTGGCGAGCAAACGCAATGGAACGCTTTACATCGGAGTCACATCTGACCTGATCAGGAGGGTCTGGCAACATAAAAACAAGGCATTGGCTGGGTTTACCAAGCGATATGATCTGAATAAGCTGGTTTATTATGAATCTTTTGCAAATGTAAATTTGGCTATCCGTCGTGAAAAGCGTTTAAAAGAATGGCAAAGAAATTGGAAGTTGAATTTAATTGAATCCATTAATCCTGAGTGGAAGGATTTGTATTTCGAAATTCTTTGAAGTTTAGTACTGGATCCCGCGGTCGCGCCGCGGGATGACAGGCTAAGTTTATGGGGCTAGCTGGATTGAGCAGAAGTTTGGGCGTTGACTCTAAAAGCCAGTTTCGTTCTGTGGGCGTCTAGGGAAGTCAAAGGATGAGCAAAGCAGGAGTGCTTGCTGTATACGGAATCTGACCTACCTCACTCCCTAAACCTCGCTCTCTTCCCCATCGATAATAAATCCGATCTTGCGGCGAAATTCCAC
This portion of the Gammaproteobacteria bacterium genome encodes:
- a CDS encoding GIY-YIG nuclease family protein; this translates as MKIYYVYLLASKRNGTLYIGVTSDLIRRVWQHKNKALAGFTKRYDLNKLVYYESFANVNLAIRREKRLKEWQRNWKLNLIESINPEWKDLYFEIL